Proteins encoded in a region of the Mycobacteriales bacterium genome:
- the lspA gene encoding signal peptidase II yields the protein MQATRGTPLTAATDQHAADRPTTGSAAPRRIVGLVVTAVVALAADQVSKVLVVAHLEHHAPVTLVPGVLDLDVVRNGGAAFSIGTGATWLFTAIAAGVVIAIVRTASRLRSRAWAFTLGLLLGGALGNLVDRFVRSPGPLRGHVVDWIHLHHWPVFNVADSCIVVGGVVAVLLSLLLVNLDGTRGTSDEAGGHRRGGR from the coding sequence ATGCAAGCAACGCGAGGAACGCCGCTGACGGCGGCCACCGACCAGCACGCCGCCGACCGGCCCACCACCGGGTCGGCGGCGCCCCGTCGCATCGTCGGGCTCGTCGTGACCGCCGTGGTCGCGCTGGCCGCCGACCAGGTCAGCAAGGTCCTCGTCGTCGCCCACCTCGAGCACCACGCGCCGGTCACCCTGGTGCCCGGCGTGCTCGACCTCGACGTCGTCCGCAACGGCGGCGCGGCGTTCAGCATCGGCACCGGCGCCACCTGGCTGTTCACCGCGATCGCCGCCGGTGTCGTCATCGCGATCGTGCGCACCGCGTCCCGGCTGCGCAGCCGGGCTTGGGCTTTCACCCTCGGGCTGCTGCTCGGCGGCGCGCTCGGCAACCTGGTGGACCGTTTCGTGCGCAGCCCCGGCCCGCTGCGCGGGCACGTCGTCGACTGGATCCACCTGCACCACTGGCCGGTGTTCAACGTCGCCGACTCGTGCATCGTGGTCGGCGGCGTCGTCGCCGTCCTGCTGTCCCTGCTGCTCGTCAACCTCGACGGCACCCGAGGCACCTCCGACGAGGCCGGTGGCCACCGGCGGGGCGGGCGGTGA
- a CDS encoding YggS family pyridoxal phosphate-dependent enzyme, translating into MTRREAIAANLARVRQRVAEACAAAGRDPAEVTIVAVTKTFPAADVRLLADLGVLDVGENRDQEAAPKAHELADLPLRWHFVGQLQTNKCRSVAGYAHLVHSVDRPRLVASLSAAVSAGHRLGCLVQVALDDDPDRGGARAADVPSLADAVAAAPGLELRGVMAVAPLGADPRRAFARLAEVASGVRRQHPGAAIVSAGMSGDLEAAIAAGATHVRVGTALLGDRGRQVR; encoded by the coding sequence GTGACCAGGCGCGAGGCCATCGCCGCCAACCTCGCCCGCGTCCGGCAGCGGGTCGCCGAGGCCTGTGCGGCCGCGGGTCGCGACCCCGCAGAGGTGACGATCGTCGCGGTCACCAAGACGTTCCCGGCCGCGGACGTCCGGCTGCTCGCCGACCTCGGCGTGCTCGACGTCGGCGAGAACCGCGACCAGGAGGCCGCGCCGAAGGCACACGAGCTCGCCGACCTCCCGCTGCGTTGGCACTTCGTCGGGCAGCTGCAGACCAACAAGTGCCGATCGGTCGCGGGCTACGCCCACCTCGTGCACTCCGTCGACCGACCGCGCCTGGTCGCGTCACTGTCCGCCGCCGTGTCGGCGGGACACCGGCTCGGCTGCCTCGTGCAGGTCGCGCTCGACGACGACCCGGATCGGGGCGGCGCCCGCGCGGCTGACGTTCCGTCGCTCGCCGACGCGGTGGCCGCGGCGCCGGGTCTCGAGCTGCGGGGCGTCATGGCGGTGGCCCCGCTCGGCGCCGACCCGCGCCGGGCGTTCGCGCGGCTGGCCGAGGTGGCCTCCGGCGTACGCCGGCAGCACCCGGGCGCCGCGATCGTCTCCGCCGGCATGAGCGGCGACCTGGAAGCGGCGATCGCCGCCGGCGCGACACACGTACGTGTCGGTACGGCGTTGCTCGGGGATCGGGGGCGTCAGGTCCGGTAG
- the pgeF gene encoding peptidoglycan editing factor PgeF gives MFAHREIRDGVGAAVTDRHGGTSTPPYDGFNLADHVGDDPAAVAANRRLLAVALDARPLPVVTMQQVHGADVDVVDRVPATPPVADALVTRHRGLALAVLVADCTPVLLWDRNAGVVAAVHAGRKGLAAGVLPAAVAAMTDLGARPERIDALLGPGICAAHYEVPAQMRDEVETAAPGSAATTPDGRSALDIRAGLAGQLAQCGLRAWAVSPACTAESPRLYSHRRDGPRTGRFAGVVWLQP, from the coding sequence GTGTTCGCCCACCGGGAGATCCGCGACGGTGTCGGCGCGGCGGTCACCGACCGGCACGGCGGCACCAGCACCCCGCCGTACGACGGGTTCAACCTCGCCGACCACGTCGGCGACGACCCGGCCGCGGTCGCCGCGAACCGGCGGCTCCTCGCCGTCGCTCTCGACGCCCGGCCGCTCCCCGTCGTCACGATGCAGCAGGTGCACGGGGCCGACGTCGACGTCGTCGACCGCGTCCCGGCCACACCACCGGTCGCCGACGCGCTGGTCACCCGACATCGCGGGCTCGCCCTCGCCGTGCTCGTGGCCGACTGCACGCCGGTCCTGCTCTGGGACCGCAACGCCGGCGTGGTCGCCGCCGTGCACGCCGGTCGCAAGGGCCTGGCCGCCGGCGTCCTGCCGGCCGCCGTCGCCGCCATGACCGATCTGGGGGCACGGCCCGAACGCATCGACGCGCTGCTCGGCCCCGGCATCTGCGCCGCCCACTACGAGGTCCCGGCGCAGATGCGCGACGAGGTCGAGACGGCCGCCCCCGGTTCCGCAGCCACGACGCCCGACGGCCGGTCCGCCCTCGACATCCGGGCCGGCCTGGCCGGCCAGCTCGCGCAGTGCGGCCTGCGCGCGTGGGCGGTCAGCCCCGCGTGCACGGCCGAGTCGCCGCGGCTCTACTCGCACCGCCGCGACGGGCCGCGCACCGGCCGGTTCGCCGGCGTCGTGTGGTTGCAGCCGTGA
- a CDS encoding DivIVA domain-containing protein, with product MPLTPEDVQNKRFTVTRFRPGYDEEEVDAFLDEIVSELQRLTALSAGSAPAAPPAPAPAAPAPQPAAPPAPAPARPEEGQEAALRTLLLAQKTADEAVAQARSEAEQIVSEAKQRAGDLERQAQEQHAARVSALSRERQQLEAQVEGLRGFEQEFRTRLRSYLESQLRDLQAAPPLAPPAPPGAAPRPGGPTAGGPASGGPAGSGQPAGGAGTPGLAPPGGGGPNVPQGPPPPGPGPVPARGTRPGVPTLEEDLAPGADVADGPPREASSDVDDRGRYGREG from the coding sequence ATGCCGCTGACGCCCGAGGACGTGCAGAACAAGCGGTTCACGGTCACCCGCTTCCGGCCCGGTTACGACGAGGAAGAGGTCGACGCCTTCCTCGACGAGATCGTCAGCGAGCTGCAGCGGCTGACCGCGCTGAGCGCCGGGTCCGCCCCCGCAGCCCCGCCGGCACCGGCTCCCGCCGCCCCGGCGCCCCAGCCGGCCGCCCCGCCGGCACCGGCACCCGCCCGGCCCGAGGAGGGTCAGGAGGCCGCGCTGCGCACCTTGCTGCTCGCGCAGAAGACCGCCGACGAAGCGGTCGCCCAGGCGCGGTCCGAGGCCGAGCAGATCGTGTCCGAGGCGAAGCAACGCGCCGGCGACCTCGAGCGGCAGGCCCAGGAGCAGCACGCCGCGCGGGTGTCCGCGCTGTCGCGCGAGCGCCAGCAGCTCGAGGCCCAGGTCGAGGGCCTGCGCGGGTTCGAGCAGGAGTTCCGTACCCGGCTGCGCAGCTACCTCGAAAGCCAGCTCCGCGACCTGCAGGCCGCACCTCCGCTCGCTCCACCCGCCCCCCCGGGGGCGGCCCCTCGGCCGGGCGGCCCGACCGCGGGTGGTCCGGCTTCGGGCGGCCCGGCCGGCTCCGGCCAGCCGGCCGGGGGCGCGGGCACGCCCGGCCTGGCCCCGCCCGGCGGGGGAGGGCCGAACGTCCCGCAAGGACCGCCTCCGCCCGGTCCCGGACCGGTGCCGGCCCGCGGCACCCGACCGGGCGTGCCGACGCTCGAGGAGGACCTCGCTCCCGGTGCCGACGTCGCCGACGGCCCGCCTCGCGAGGCCTCGTCCGACGTCGACGACCGCGGTCGCTACGGTCGGGAGGGCTGA
- a CDS encoding RluA family pseudouridine synthase yields MSGSPAPDRRTLPVPDGLEGLRLDAAVARMFGLSRTAAADVIESGGALVDGSRAGKSDRVHAGAWLEVELPAAPGAPTAVPQVVEGLRVVHEDDDIVVVDKPVGVAAHPSPGWTGPTVVGGLLGAGYRVATSGAAERQGIVHRLDVGTSGLMVVAKSEAAYSALKREFRERTVDKRYAALVQGHPDPLRGTIDAPIDRHPGHDYRFAVVAGGKPSVTHYDTVEAFRAASLLDVRLETGRTHQIRVHMAAVRHPCVGDLAYGADPTLAARLGLARQWLHAARLGFAHPGHGEWVEFESPFPADLQHALDVVAGES; encoded by the coding sequence ATGAGCGGCTCACCCGCGCCCGACAGGCGCACCCTGCCGGTGCCCGACGGCCTCGAAGGGCTGCGCCTCGACGCCGCCGTGGCCCGGATGTTCGGGTTGTCCCGCACCGCCGCCGCCGACGTCATCGAGAGCGGCGGCGCGCTCGTCGACGGCAGCCGGGCCGGCAAGTCCGACCGGGTCCACGCCGGCGCCTGGCTCGAGGTCGAGCTGCCCGCCGCCCCCGGCGCGCCCACCGCTGTCCCTCAGGTCGTCGAGGGGCTGCGGGTCGTGCACGAGGACGACGACATCGTCGTCGTCGACAAGCCGGTCGGAGTCGCGGCGCACCCGAGCCCCGGCTGGACCGGGCCCACCGTCGTCGGCGGCCTGCTCGGCGCGGGCTACCGGGTGGCGACCTCCGGGGCGGCCGAACGCCAGGGCATCGTGCACCGGCTCGACGTCGGCACCAGCGGCCTCATGGTGGTCGCCAAGAGCGAGGCGGCCTACAGCGCGCTCAAGCGGGAGTTCCGCGAGCGCACCGTCGACAAGCGCTACGCCGCGCTCGTGCAGGGGCACCCCGACCCTCTGCGCGGCACGATCGACGCCCCGATCGACCGCCATCCCGGTCACGACTACCGGTTCGCGGTCGTCGCCGGCGGCAAACCGAGCGTGACCCACTACGACACGGTCGAGGCGTTCCGGGCGGCCTCGCTGCTCGACGTACGCCTCGAGACCGGCCGCACCCACCAGATCCGCGTGCACATGGCCGCGGTCCGCCACCCCTGCGTCGGCGACCTGGCGTACGGCGCCGATCCCACTCTCGCGGCCCGGCTCGGGCTGGCCAGGCAGTGGCTGCACGCCGCGCGGCTCGGCTTCGCGCACCCCGGCCACGGCGAGTGGGTGGAGTTCGAGAGCCCGTTCCCCGCCGACCTGCAGCACGCGCTGGACGTCGTGGCGGGGGAGTCGTGA
- a CDS encoding TraR/DksA family transcriptional regulator — translation MAGESGIGGKIRRLVRRRKDDAPAAPRKATPELGAPARPAAVKAAAPAASSSGTAKVATKAPAKSAAKTPAAAGKSAAKAVKAPAGKAANKAAKKAPATSAAAKAATSAKTAKAAGKAPAKAAKAAKAAKSSGVSPAKAPAKAAKTSKSPAKTPAKAATKGAPARAGKAPGGASSVAKAPAKAAKSTTATGAKAAAAKKAAATKKAAPAEAAVRETARKTAAKAAPAKAAAAQTSAAMVPAPDGRQEAGRVPTPSKASVSTAPKPPAKATGGRAAVLPGESPWTKGELAEIRGELETQAVDLRGEITDAESAWAALQRDSGEGAGDDQADAGTKTFEREHELSIAANSRDLLSQVERALQRIDDSTYGVCESCGKPIGKGRLQAFPRATLCMECKQREERR, via the coding sequence ATGGCCGGGGAAAGCGGGATCGGCGGCAAGATCCGGCGGTTGGTACGCCGCCGCAAGGACGACGCGCCCGCGGCGCCACGCAAGGCGACGCCCGAACTCGGCGCGCCCGCCCGCCCGGCCGCGGTCAAGGCCGCTGCGCCGGCCGCGTCGTCGTCAGGCACCGCGAAGGTTGCGACGAAGGCTCCGGCGAAGTCCGCGGCCAAGACGCCCGCCGCGGCCGGGAAGAGCGCCGCCAAGGCGGTCAAGGCGCCGGCCGGCAAGGCTGCGAACAAGGCTGCGAAGAAGGCGCCGGCCACGAGCGCGGCGGCGAAGGCGGCCACGTCAGCCAAGACCGCGAAGGCGGCGGGCAAGGCTCCCGCCAAGGCGGCAAAGGCGGCAAAGGCGGCGAAGTCGTCCGGCGTGAGTCCGGCCAAGGCACCCGCGAAGGCCGCGAAGACCAGCAAGAGTCCGGCCAAGACACCGGCGAAGGCGGCGACCAAGGGCGCGCCCGCCAGGGCGGGCAAGGCTCCGGGCGGCGCGTCCTCCGTCGCCAAGGCACCCGCGAAGGCCGCGAAGTCGACCACGGCGACCGGCGCCAAGGCTGCAGCCGCGAAGAAGGCAGCGGCGACGAAGAAGGCGGCGCCCGCCGAGGCTGCGGTCCGCGAGACGGCCCGGAAGACCGCGGCGAAGGCCGCGCCGGCCAAGGCCGCCGCCGCCCAGACGTCGGCGGCGATGGTGCCGGCGCCCGACGGGCGGCAGGAGGCGGGCCGCGTCCCCACCCCCTCCAAGGCCTCGGTCTCGACCGCGCCCAAGCCACCCGCGAAGGCCACCGGCGGCCGAGCGGCCGTCCTGCCCGGCGAGTCTCCCTGGACCAAGGGCGAGCTCGCCGAGATCCGCGGTGAGCTGGAGACCCAGGCCGTCGACCTCCGCGGCGAGATCACCGACGCCGAGTCGGCGTGGGCGGCGCTGCAGCGCGACAGCGGCGAGGGTGCCGGCGACGACCAGGCCGACGCGGGCACCAAGACCTTCGAGCGGGAGCACGAGCTGTCGATCGCCGCCAACAGCCGCGACCTGCTGTCGCAGGTCGAGCGGGCGCTGCAGCGCATCGACGACAGCACCTACGGCGTCTGCGAGAGCTGCGGCAAGCCGATCGGCAAGGGACGCCTGCAGGCGTTCCCGCGTGCAACCCTGTGCATGGAATGCAAGCAACGCGAGGAACGCCGCTGA
- a CDS encoding YggT family protein, translated as MIVYTAVRAALGLFLVFLLFRLVMEWVFVFARDYRPRGFMAMALEVAYTVTDPPYRLLRRAIPPLRLGSFGIDIAFTVLLLIVIILLSVIP; from the coding sequence ATGATCGTCTACACGGCCGTGCGAGCGGCCCTCGGCCTGTTCCTCGTGTTCCTGCTCTTCCGGCTGGTCATGGAGTGGGTCTTCGTCTTCGCCCGCGACTACCGGCCGCGGGGGTTCATGGCGATGGCGCTCGAGGTCGCCTACACGGTCACCGACCCGCCCTACCGGCTGCTGCGCCGGGCGATCCCGCCGCTGCGGCTCGGGTCGTTCGGCATCGACATCGCCTTCACCGTGCTGCTGCTGATCGTGATCATCCTGCTGTCGGTGATCCCATGA
- the ileS gene encoding isoleucine--tRNA ligase produces the protein MTQPHRPMRPLPQQVDLPAIEHEVLARWRERKVFERSLEQTADGPLWTFYEGPPTANGKPGTHHVEARAFKDLFPRFQTMRGRHVPRRAGWDCHGLPVELEVEKELGFSGKGDIEAYGVAEFNARCRESVQRHVDEFARMTERMGYWVDFDDAYWTMSPDYIESVWWSLKQVFDAGLLVQDHRVTPYCPRCGTGLSDHEVSQGYYDVKDPSVYVRFPLTSGPYAGQAALLVWTTTPWTLISNTAVAVHPDVTYVVATDGAERLIVAEPLVATALGEGWEAVERFPGSSMERWTYRPPFDFLDIPGAHFVGLASYVTVDDGTGLVHQAPAFGAEDLAVARSYDLPVVNPVRPDGHFEEGLPLVGGRFFKAADPGIVEDLRDRGLLLRVESYEHSYPHCWRCDTPLLYYALPSWYIRTTAIKDRLLEENERTDWHPATIKHGRYGDWLHNNIDWALSRSRYWGTPLPIWRCPEGHLTAVGSRAELGELAGRDLSGLDPHRPYVDDVTLPCGECGAESRRVPEVIDGWYDSGSMPFAQLGYPHLPGSADVLRRNYPAQFICEAIDQTRGWFYTLMAVGTLVFDRSSYETVLCLGHILDADGRKMSKHLGNVLDPFELFERHGADALRWYMLAAGSPWSARRVGHTALEEVVRKVLLTYWNTASFLVLYADAAGHEPGVPDARPWTPADAVDAPPPGQRPLIDRWVLSELHATAAEVGEALEHFDSARAGRRLAVFVDDLSNWYVRRSRRRFWAGPRTPEGAAAFATLHECLDVLTRLMAPFTPFLTDYLWDVLAADGAPDSVHLAPWPEPEAALIDEELSAQMALVRRLVELGRAARAESGVRTRQPLGRALVGAAGWAAVPEELRAEVADELNVVSVAPLAQAEGLVDSTVKPNFRALGKRFGNRTPAVAAAVGAADPAVLAAALRETGSATVEVDGSTVELGADDVVVTETPRAGWSVATAAGETVALDLELTPELRRAGLLREVVRRVQEARKNAGLDVSDRIELWWTATDEETARALREGGATLADEVLAASRVEAEPEAPVSPHAEPDLGLTFWLRAVG, from the coding sequence GTGACCCAGCCGCACCGGCCGATGCGGCCCCTTCCGCAGCAGGTCGACCTGCCCGCCATCGAGCACGAGGTGCTCGCCCGCTGGCGCGAGCGGAAGGTCTTCGAGCGGTCGCTGGAGCAGACCGCCGACGGCCCGTTGTGGACGTTCTACGAGGGGCCACCGACGGCCAACGGTAAGCCCGGCACCCACCACGTCGAGGCCCGCGCGTTCAAGGACCTCTTCCCCCGCTTCCAGACGATGCGGGGACGCCACGTGCCGCGCCGCGCGGGCTGGGACTGCCACGGCCTGCCGGTCGAGCTCGAAGTGGAGAAGGAGCTCGGCTTCAGCGGCAAGGGCGACATCGAGGCCTACGGCGTGGCGGAGTTCAACGCCCGGTGCCGAGAGTCCGTGCAACGCCACGTCGACGAGTTCGCCCGGATGACCGAGCGCATGGGCTACTGGGTCGACTTCGACGACGCCTACTGGACGATGAGCCCCGACTACATCGAGTCGGTCTGGTGGTCGCTCAAGCAGGTCTTCGACGCGGGGCTGCTCGTCCAAGACCATCGCGTCACGCCGTACTGCCCCCGCTGCGGCACCGGCCTGTCCGACCACGAGGTGTCGCAGGGCTACTACGACGTCAAGGACCCGTCGGTCTACGTGCGTTTCCCGCTGACGTCGGGGCCCTACGCCGGGCAGGCCGCGCTCCTCGTCTGGACGACGACGCCCTGGACGCTGATCTCCAACACCGCGGTCGCGGTGCACCCCGACGTCACCTACGTCGTCGCGACCGACGGCGCGGAGCGGCTGATCGTCGCCGAGCCGCTCGTCGCGACGGCGCTCGGCGAGGGCTGGGAGGCCGTCGAGCGCTTCCCGGGGTCGTCGATGGAGCGGTGGACATACCGCCCGCCGTTCGACTTCCTCGACATCCCCGGCGCGCACTTCGTGGGTCTCGCGTCCTACGTCACCGTCGACGACGGCACCGGGCTGGTCCACCAGGCGCCGGCCTTCGGCGCCGAGGACCTCGCGGTCGCCCGCAGCTACGACCTGCCGGTGGTCAACCCGGTGCGGCCCGACGGGCACTTCGAGGAGGGTCTCCCGCTGGTCGGCGGCCGGTTCTTCAAGGCCGCCGACCCGGGCATCGTCGAGGACCTGCGCGACCGCGGCCTGCTGCTACGGGTCGAGTCCTACGAGCACTCCTACCCGCACTGCTGGCGCTGCGACACGCCGCTGCTCTACTACGCGCTGCCGTCCTGGTACATCCGCACCACCGCGATCAAGGACCGGCTGCTCGAGGAGAACGAACGCACCGACTGGCACCCGGCGACGATCAAGCACGGCCGCTACGGCGACTGGCTGCACAACAACATCGACTGGGCGCTGTCGCGCAGCCGCTACTGGGGCACGCCGCTGCCGATCTGGCGCTGCCCCGAGGGCCACCTGACCGCGGTCGGCTCCCGCGCGGAGCTGGGCGAGCTGGCCGGCCGCGACCTGTCCGGCCTCGATCCGCACCGGCCCTACGTCGACGACGTGACGCTGCCCTGCGGTGAGTGCGGGGCCGAGTCCCGGCGGGTGCCCGAGGTCATCGACGGCTGGTACGACTCCGGGTCGATGCCGTTCGCGCAGCTCGGCTACCCGCATCTGCCCGGGTCCGCGGACGTGCTGCGGCGCAACTACCCGGCGCAGTTCATCTGCGAGGCGATCGACCAGACCCGCGGCTGGTTCTACACGCTGATGGCCGTCGGCACGCTGGTCTTCGACCGGTCGTCGTACGAGACCGTGCTCTGCCTCGGGCACATCCTCGACGCCGACGGCCGCAAGATGAGCAAGCACCTCGGCAACGTGCTCGACCCGTTCGAGCTGTTCGAGCGGCACGGCGCCGACGCCCTGCGCTGGTACATGCTCGCCGCGGGCAGCCCGTGGAGCGCCCGGCGGGTCGGTCACACCGCGTTGGAAGAGGTCGTCCGCAAGGTCCTGCTGACCTACTGGAACACCGCGTCGTTCCTCGTGCTCTACGCCGACGCCGCGGGTCACGAGCCCGGGGTGCCCGACGCCCGTCCCTGGACGCCGGCCGACGCGGTCGACGCACCGCCGCCCGGGCAGCGACCGCTCATCGACCGCTGGGTGCTCTCCGAGCTGCACGCGACCGCCGCCGAGGTCGGCGAGGCGCTCGAGCACTTCGACTCCGCCCGCGCCGGCCGGCGGTTGGCGGTCTTCGTCGACGACCTGTCCAACTGGTACGTCCGCCGCTCCCGCCGCCGGTTCTGGGCGGGCCCGCGTACGCCGGAGGGCGCGGCCGCCTTCGCGACGTTGCACGAGTGCCTCGACGTGCTCACCAGGCTGATGGCGCCGTTCACGCCGTTCCTCACCGACTACCTGTGGGACGTGCTCGCCGCCGACGGCGCCCCCGACTCCGTGCACCTCGCCCCCTGGCCGGAGCCGGAGGCAGCGCTGATCGACGAGGAGCTCTCGGCGCAGATGGCGCTGGTGCGCCGGTTGGTCGAGCTGGGCCGGGCGGCTCGCGCCGAGTCCGGGGTACGCACCCGTCAGCCCCTCGGGCGGGCACTCGTCGGCGCCGCAGGGTGGGCCGCCGTGCCGGAGGAGCTGCGCGCCGAGGTCGCCGACGAGCTCAACGTGGTGTCGGTCGCCCCGCTCGCGCAGGCCGAGGGGCTCGTCGACTCCACGGTGAAGCCGAACTTTCGCGCGCTGGGCAAGCGGTTCGGCAACCGCACGCCGGCGGTCGCCGCGGCGGTCGGGGCGGCCGACCCCGCGGTGCTTGCGGCCGCGCTGCGCGAGACGGGCAGTGCCACCGTCGAGGTCGACGGGTCGACGGTCGAGCTCGGTGCCGACGACGTCGTCGTCACCGAGACGCCGCGGGCCGGCTGGTCGGTCGCGACCGCAGCCGGGGAGACCGTGGCTCTCGACCTCGAGCTCACGCCCGAGTTGCGCCGCGCCGGGCTGCTGCGCGAGGTCGTGCGCCGGGTGCAGGAGGCCCGCAAGAACGCCGGGCTCGACGTCTCCGACCGCATCGAGCTGTGGTGGACGGCCACCGACGAGGAGACGGCCCGCGCCCTGCGCGAGGGCGGCGCGACGCTGGCCGACGAGGTGCTCGCGGCCTCGCGCGTCGAGGCCGAGCCGGAGGCGCCGGTCAGCCCGCACGCCGAGCCGGACCTCGGTCTCACGTTCTGGTTGCGCGCCGTCGGCTGA
- a CDS encoding GNAT family N-acetyltransferase, with protein MTAVEIARVTEEADVQAAYAVRHTVFVEEQGVPLVLERDGLDDRTEHFLGRLDGRPVAAARLMRGPAPGVGVAQRVAVLPELRGTGVGAALMSVLEARARERGMTEVELHAQVPVRGFYERLGYAAYGDEYDEAGIPHVSMRKEL; from the coding sequence ATGACCGCCGTCGAGATCGCCCGCGTGACCGAGGAGGCCGACGTGCAGGCGGCCTACGCCGTGCGCCACACGGTCTTCGTGGAGGAGCAGGGGGTGCCGCTCGTCCTCGAGCGCGACGGCCTCGACGACCGCACCGAGCACTTCCTCGGGCGGCTCGACGGGCGCCCGGTGGCCGCGGCCCGGCTCATGCGGGGACCTGCGCCCGGCGTCGGGGTCGCCCAGCGCGTGGCGGTGCTGCCCGAGCTACGGGGGACCGGTGTGGGCGCGGCGCTGATGTCGGTGCTCGAGGCACGGGCCCGCGAGCGCGGGATGACCGAGGTCGAGCTGCACGCGCAGGTGCCGGTGCGCGGCTTCTACGAGCGGCTCGGCTACGCGGCGTACGGCGACGAGTACGACGAGGCCGGGATCCCGCATGTCTCCATGCGCAAGGAGCTGTGA
- the ftsZ gene encoding cell division protein FtsZ produces the protein MAAPQNYLAVIKVVGIGGGGVNAVNRMIEAGLKGVEFIAVNTDAQALLMSDADVKLDIGRELTRGLGAGADPAIGRKASEDHREEIEEVLKGADMVFVTAGEGGGTGTGGAPVVANMAKSLGALTIGVVTRPFSFEGRRRAGQADTGIEELRDEVDTLIVIPNDRLLSISDRQVSVLDAFRSADQVLLSGVQGITDLITTPGLINLDFADVKSVLTNAGSALMGIGSARGEDRAVVAAEMAIASPLLEASIEGAHGVLMNVSGGSDLGLFEINEAAQLVADSAHPDANIIFGAVIDDALGDEVRVTVIAAGFDGGMPKARRETSSRRPQVTDEQRRTVDLAAAERGGQEPAAAPAAAPAAPEPAVAEEPARRPAPAPERPRRTIVFDDNDDLDVPDFLK, from the coding sequence GTGGCAGCTCCGCAGAACTACCTCGCGGTCATCAAGGTCGTCGGCATCGGGGGAGGTGGCGTCAACGCCGTCAACCGGATGATCGAAGCCGGTCTCAAGGGCGTCGAGTTCATCGCCGTCAACACCGATGCCCAGGCGCTGCTGATGAGCGACGCCGACGTGAAGCTCGACATCGGTCGCGAGCTGACCCGGGGTCTGGGCGCGGGCGCGGACCCGGCGATCGGCCGCAAGGCCTCCGAGGACCACCGCGAGGAGATCGAGGAGGTGCTCAAGGGCGCCGACATGGTCTTCGTGACCGCCGGCGAGGGCGGCGGCACGGGCACCGGCGGCGCGCCGGTCGTCGCCAACATGGCCAAGTCGCTCGGCGCGCTCACCATCGGCGTCGTCACCCGGCCCTTCTCGTTCGAGGGCCGCCGGCGCGCCGGGCAGGCCGACACCGGCATCGAGGAGCTGCGCGACGAGGTCGACACCCTCATCGTCATCCCCAACGACCGGCTGCTGTCGATCAGCGACCGCCAGGTCAGCGTGCTCGACGCCTTCCGCAGCGCCGACCAGGTGCTGCTCTCCGGCGTCCAGGGCATCACCGACCTCATCACGACGCCCGGCCTCATCAACCTCGACTTCGCCGACGTGAAGTCCGTGCTGACCAACGCCGGCTCGGCACTGATGGGCATCGGTTCGGCGCGCGGAGAGGACCGCGCGGTCGTCGCCGCCGAGATGGCGATCGCCAGCCCGCTGCTCGAGGCCAGCATCGAGGGCGCCCACGGCGTCCTCATGAACGTCTCCGGCGGCTCCGACCTCGGCCTCTTCGAGATCAACGAGGCGGCGCAGCTGGTCGCCGACTCGGCCCACCCCGACGCCAACATCATCTTCGGCGCGGTCATCGACGACGCCCTCGGCGACGAGGTGCGCGTGACGGTGATCGCCGCCGGCTTCGACGGCGGCATGCCGAAGGCCCGCCGCGAGACGTCGTCACGCCGGCCGCAGGTCACCGACGAGCAGCGGCGCACGGTCGATCTCGCCGCCGCCGAGCGCGGAGGCCAGGAGCCGGCTGCCGCGCCGGCCGCTGCTCCCGCGGCTCCCGAGCCGGCCGTGGCGGAGGAGCCGGCGCGTCGGCCCGCCCCCGCCCCCGAGCGGCCGCGTCGCACGATCGTCTTCGACGACAACGACGACCTCGACGTCCCCGACTTCCTGAAGTAG
- a CDS encoding cell division protein SepF produces MAGAMRKMAVYLGLVEDEEHAGQDYDYGYEGYDSGYGEAYEEREAPVLRHPAADQTRVSARPEAPSGAVRYSPPQARGPAAEPADIYRITTLHPRTYNEARTIGEHFREGTPVIMNLTEMDDTDAKRLVDFAAGLIFGLRGSIERVTNKVFLLTPANVEITAEDKSRIAEGGFFNQS; encoded by the coding sequence ATGGCCGGCGCGATGCGCAAGATGGCGGTCTACCTCGGTCTCGTCGAGGACGAGGAGCACGCCGGGCAGGACTACGACTACGGCTACGAGGGCTACGACAGCGGCTACGGCGAGGCCTACGAGGAGCGGGAGGCACCTGTGCTGAGGCACCCGGCGGCCGACCAGACCCGGGTCAGCGCGCGGCCGGAGGCCCCGTCGGGCGCGGTGCGTTACAGCCCGCCGCAGGCCCGGGGGCCGGCCGCTGAGCCGGCCGACATCTACCGCATCACGACCCTGCACCCCCGCACCTACAACGAGGCGCGGACGATCGGCGAGCACTTCCGCGAAGGCACCCCGGTGATCATGAATCTCACCGAGATGGACGACACCGACGCCAAGCGGTTGGTCGACTTCGCGGCGGGGCTGATCTTCGGGTTGCGCGGCAGCATCGAGCGGGTGACCAACAAGGTCTTCCTGCTGACGCCCGCCAACGTCGAGATCACCGCCGAGGACAAGTCCCGCATCGCCGAAGGTGGCTTCTTCAACCAGAGCTAG